In Ignavibacteriales bacterium, the following proteins share a genomic window:
- the hutH gene encoding histidine ammonia-lyase, with translation MKRQTLSIDGNSLTLAKIEFFLNENPTVIITTAAKKRINKSRALVEKWIQENKVIYGVTTGFGEFANVNISPKDLEKLQENLILSHAVGTGDYLPAKIVKVMMLLRANALAKGYSGIRLSTVQLLIDMMNSNIIPVIPSQGSVGSSGDLVQLSHLVLSMIGKGRCWIVKSLERRVKSEEKIYKAKVALRKFGLEPVKLGAKEGLALINGTQMMTAFASYICIQAKKLNKLADVSSALSIEALRGTDKAFDLKLHKLRPYNGQITTAQNILALIKNSEIRKSHVENDPRVQDAYSLRCIPQIHGASRDAIDYVCSRVEIEINSANDNPLIFPGTEEHIEGGNFHGQPMALAMDFMCIALSELANVSERRTERLVNGALSGLPRFLAKKGGLNSGLMIAQYTAASLVSENKVLAHPASVDSIPTSANQEDHNSMGSIAAQKCYRIMKNLQSVLAIELLTAAQGVEFHKPLKCGEGTEAAYKEIRKVVAPLEEDRVLYDDVQKVLELVKNGSLLKAVEKNVFVK, from the coding sequence ATGAAAAGGCAGACGCTCTCGATTGACGGCAATTCACTTACATTAGCAAAGATAGAATTCTTCCTAAATGAAAATCCAACGGTTATTATAACTACCGCCGCAAAGAAACGAATAAACAAATCCCGAGCATTGGTTGAAAAATGGATACAGGAAAATAAAGTTATATACGGAGTAACCACTGGCTTTGGCGAGTTTGCTAATGTTAATATCTCCCCAAAGGATTTAGAAAAACTTCAGGAAAATTTAATTTTAAGTCACGCAGTAGGAACAGGCGATTATCTTCCGGCAAAGATTGTTAAGGTAATGATGCTGCTCCGCGCAAATGCATTAGCAAAAGGTTATTCCGGCATTCGTCTTTCCACAGTTCAACTTTTAATTGATATGATGAATAGCAATATTATTCCGGTTATTCCATCGCAGGGTTCTGTTGGTTCAAGCGGAGATCTGGTTCAGCTTTCTCACCTGGTTTTATCAATGATTGGTAAAGGAAGATGCTGGATAGTTAAGAGTTTAGAACGTAGAGTGAAGAGTGAAGAAAAAATTTATAAGGCTAAAGTTGCTTTAAGAAAATTTGGTTTGGAGCCGGTAAAACTTGGTGCAAAAGAAGGATTAGCTTTAATCAATGGAACGCAGATGATGACAGCGTTTGCTTCTTACATTTGTATCCAGGCAAAAAAACTTAACAAACTGGCAGATGTCAGTTCGGCTTTATCCATCGAAGCGCTGAGAGGAACCGACAAAGCTTTCGATTTGAAATTGCACAAACTTCGTCCGTATAATGGACAAATTACCACAGCACAAAATATTTTAGCTTTGATTAAGAATTCCGAAATTAGAAAATCGCATGTAGAAAATGATCCGCGTGTTCAGGATGCATATTCGCTCCGTTGCATTCCGCAAATTCATGGTGCATCGCGGGATGCGATTGATTATGTTTGCTCGCGTGTTGAAATAGAAATTAATTCAGCTAATGATAATCCATTAATCTTTCCTGGGACAGAAGAACACATTGAAGGTGGAAATTTCCACGGGCAGCCGATGGCACTTGCAATGGATTTTATGTGCATCGCTCTTTCTGAATTAGCTAATGTTTCTGAACGACGGACGGAAAGACTAGTGAACGGTGCACTAAGCGGCTTACCCCGATTCCTTGCAAAGAAAGGAGGACTTAATTCCGGGTTGATGATTGCACAATACACAGCAGCAAGTCTGGTTTCTGAAAACAAAGTCCTTGCTCATCCTGCAAGTGTGGATTCAATTCCAACCTCAGCAAATCAGGAAGATCATAATTCAATGGGATCAATTGCGGCACAGAAATGCTATCGCATAATGAAAAATTTACAATCAGTGTTAGCGATAGAGTTACTAACTGCTGCGCAAGGTGTTGAGTTTCATAAACCATTGAAATGCGGAGAGGGAACAGAAGCGGCTTATAAAGAAATTAGAAAAGTAGTTGCACCGCTGGAAGAAGACAGAGTTTTATATGATGATGTGCAGAAAGTGCTGGAATTGGTTAAGAATGGTTCCTTACTGAAAGCAGTTGAAAAGAATGTTTTTGTAAAGTAA
- a CDS encoding nucleotidyltransferase domain-containing protein, with translation MSESLKKALNIIIKVAEPNKIILFGSRATGRFTDESDYDLLVIKRGVLKQRELARKIYSSFIKVGASIDVLVVDYDRYEQLKNDPYLIYFEANMNGIVVYEQV, from the coding sequence ATGAGTGAATCTTTAAAGAAAGCTTTGAACATTATTATAAAGGTAGCCGAACCAAATAAAATAATCTTATTTGGTTCAAGAGCCACTGGCAGGTTTACTGATGAAAGTGATTATGATTTGCTGGTAATAAAAAGAGGCGTATTAAAACAGCGCGAGCTCGCACGTAAAATATATAGCAGCTTTATAAAAGTTGGCGCTTCAATTGATGTTTTGGTTGTAGATTATGATAGATATGAACAATTGAAAAATGATCCTTATTTAATTTATTTTGAAGCTAATATGAATGGCATTGTTGTATATGAACAAGTATGA
- a CDS encoding BatA domain-containing protein: MTFLNPAVLFGLIATAIPVLIHLLNLRKLKRIDFSTLTFLKELQKNKIRKIKLKQWLLLLLRFLIILFLVGAFARPAIKGVAIGGTTSSAKTTAVFILDNTFSMSVVNEKGSYFNRAKQVVKTLLNQLQEGDEVALISAADISKEEIQPTTNLNDFRKLIDETEISSVSGTLHNSILKAAKLFEQSKNFNKEIYILSDYQKTRLTNSGDAISNLSQLLDDKVKMYLFDFSGKEIFNLGIDNFEANNQIFEKDKPISFTATVTNYSKQPANNVVASLYVNGERSAQQSINLAEGESEKIIFETVLKSTGYIDVMTAIEDDDVLQDNKRYLNLSIPEKISVIIFTETETDSKFLELALTAGEENKHLILTRKNFNQLPSANLNNYDVVLFVGTNFLQNSDRAIKYLSNGGSVFLMPGTKTSLNDFKEACSKLQLPVPVSEVGKEGLLQSVAAFDKVEFEHPVFANIFEKKAKKQVESPEIYHYFKIFSQGKGKSIILLSDNSSFFSEYKYGKGKIFVMSSAPALSWTNLPLKGIFVPMIYKSVFYLSSKDNQITSYLTGDNVNISLQNNTFPQIKIVKPDKNEEFVNLNNQSNQNYLSYNKTETAGNYKIYSGEKLTDKFAVNINPLESNTTKLTSGEIDDYLKKINFNGKVLKLDPDENYSVRIQQARFGSELWRLFLIVAFVLALLEMLIARSAKKDLV, from the coding sequence ATGACTTTTTTAAATCCAGCAGTATTATTTGGTTTGATTGCGACGGCAATTCCGGTGCTTATTCACTTGTTGAATTTACGGAAGCTGAAGAGAATTGATTTTAGCACTCTTACTTTTCTTAAAGAACTTCAGAAAAATAAGATTAGGAAAATAAAACTGAAACAATGGCTTCTACTTCTTCTGCGGTTTCTGATAATTCTTTTTCTTGTTGGTGCATTTGCGCGTCCGGCAATAAAGGGTGTTGCAATTGGCGGAACAACTTCATCTGCAAAAACTACCGCAGTGTTTATTCTCGATAATACTTTCAGTATGTCTGTTGTGAATGAAAAAGGATCCTACTTTAACCGCGCAAAACAAGTTGTAAAAACGTTGCTCAACCAGCTTCAGGAAGGTGATGAAGTTGCATTGATTTCGGCTGCTGATATTTCAAAGGAAGAAATTCAACCAACAACCAACTTAAACGATTTCCGAAAACTGATCGATGAAACTGAAATATCTTCAGTAAGCGGAACGCTCCATAATTCAATTCTGAAAGCAGCAAAGCTTTTTGAGCAATCAAAAAATTTTAACAAAGAGATTTATATTTTATCAGATTATCAGAAAACAAGATTAACAAATTCCGGCGATGCAATTTCCAATTTGAGCCAGCTTCTTGATGATAAAGTTAAAATGTATCTGTTCGATTTTTCCGGAAAAGAAATATTTAATCTTGGTATAGATAACTTTGAAGCTAATAATCAAATCTTTGAAAAAGATAAACCGATTAGCTTTACGGCAACCGTGACTAATTATTCAAAGCAGCCAGCTAATAATGTTGTTGCTTCATTGTATGTGAACGGTGAAAGAAGTGCACAACAAAGCATTAATCTTGCAGAGGGTGAAAGCGAAAAAATTATATTCGAGACAGTACTTAAATCTACCGGTTATATTGATGTTATGACTGCGATTGAAGATGATGATGTTCTTCAGGACAATAAGCGATATTTGAACTTGTCTATTCCGGAAAAAATTTCAGTAATCATTTTTACAGAAACAGAAACAGATTCCAAATTTCTTGAATTGGCGTTAACTGCAGGTGAAGAAAATAAACATCTTATCCTTACACGAAAGAATTTTAATCAATTACCATCAGCTAATCTGAATAATTATGATGTGGTTTTGTTTGTCGGGACAAATTTTTTACAGAATTCAGACCGCGCAATTAAATATCTTTCAAACGGAGGGAGTGTTTTCTTAATGCCCGGCACCAAAACAAGCTTAAATGATTTTAAAGAAGCATGCTCTAAACTTCAATTACCAGTTCCAGTTTCCGAAGTTGGTAAAGAAGGATTGCTTCAGTCAGTTGCAGCATTTGATAAAGTTGAATTCGAACATCCGGTATTTGCAAACATCTTTGAAAAGAAAGCAAAGAAGCAGGTTGAATCGCCGGAGATTTATCATTACTTCAAAATATTTTCGCAGGGTAAAGGGAAAAGTATAATCCTGCTTTCTGATAACTCTTCATTTTTTAGTGAATATAAATATGGTAAAGGAAAAATTTTTGTAATGAGTTCTGCGCCAGCGTTAAGCTGGACAAACCTGCCGCTAAAAGGAATCTTTGTCCCAATGATTTATAAATCGGTTTTTTATCTTTCTTCCAAAGACAACCAAATTACAAGTTATCTTACCGGCGATAATGTAAACATCAGTTTGCAAAACAATACTTTCCCTCAGATAAAGATTGTAAAGCCGGATAAGAATGAAGAATTTGTAAATCTGAATAATCAATCGAACCAAAATTATTTATCCTATAACAAAACTGAAACGGCAGGAAATTACAAGATTTATTCCGGTGAAAAGCTGACAGATAAATTTGCAGTAAATATAAATCCGCTTGAATCTAATACAACAAAACTGACAAGTGGTGAGATTGACGATTACCTGAAGAAAATAAATTTCAATGGAAAAGTATTAAAATTGGACCCGGATGAAAATTATTCCGTCAGAATACAGCAAGCAAGATTCGGTTCGGAATTGTGGAGATTGTTTTTAATAGTAGCGTTTGTTTTAGCTTTGCTTGAAATGCTGATTGCCCGAAGTGCAAAGAAGGATTTAGTTTAA
- a CDS encoding homocysteine S-methyltransferase family protein has translation MKFEEAVKYYSFILTEGSVVERIRRSLNFKLDEHIANSALIYNPGSKTYLEIIYRQYLNIGQKHNLPMIILTPTWRANKERLIKTGFAGRNVNRDNFLFLDEIRKSYGEYAEKVFIGGLIGCKGDAYNPDEALSREDAEEFHSYQLRTLANAGVDFLIASTLPAVSEAEGIAEAMSKTGLPYILSFIIRVNSNLLDGTPLIKVINKIDSSFIPDPTCYMVNCIHPTIFQTAIENNPQLIKRVWGIQANTSCKSPEELDGAGELDAEEPEIFANELYNLHSKFGIKILGGCCGTDERHIEQLAIKSLQLSLDEEKY, from the coding sequence ATGAAATTTGAAGAAGCAGTAAAATATTATTCTTTCATTCTTACAGAAGGATCTGTAGTTGAGCGAATCCGTAGAAGTTTAAACTTTAAACTGGATGAGCATATTGCTAATTCAGCATTGATCTATAATCCTGGCAGTAAAACTTATCTTGAAATTATTTACCGGCAATATTTAAACATTGGACAGAAACATAATCTTCCAATGATAATTCTTACTCCAACCTGGCGGGCTAATAAAGAAAGATTAATTAAAACGGGATTTGCAGGAAGAAATGTAAATCGCGATAATTTTCTTTTCCTTGATGAGATTAGAAAAAGTTATGGAGAATATGCAGAGAAGGTTTTTATCGGTGGATTGATTGGTTGTAAAGGAGATGCTTATAATCCTGACGAAGCTTTAAGTAGAGAAGATGCTGAAGAGTTTCATAGTTATCAATTAAGAACTCTGGCAAATGCAGGAGTAGATTTTCTAATTGCATCTACTTTACCAGCCGTTTCAGAAGCTGAAGGAATTGCTGAGGCGATGAGTAAGACGGGACTACCATACATTTTAAGTTTTATCATAAGAGTGAATAGTAATTTGCTGGATGGTACCCCATTGATTAAAGTAATAAATAAAATTGATTCCTCTTTCATTCCCGACCCAACTTGTTATATGGTAAATTGTATTCATCCAACAATATTTCAAACAGCAATAGAGAACAATCCGCAATTGATAAAAAGAGTTTGGGGCATACAAGCAAACACATCGTGTAAATCTCCGGAAGAACTTGATGGCGCTGGAGAGCTTGATGCTGAGGAGCCGGAAATCTTTGCAAACGAGTTGTACAATCTTCACAGTAAATTTGGAATTAAAATTCTGGGTGGCTGTTGTGGAACTGATGAAAGACACATCGAACAGCTTGCTATCAAGTCCTTGCAATTAAGTTTAGATGAAGAAAAATATTAA
- a CDS encoding HEPN domain-containing protein — MNKYERALQWLNRAKSNVTIARLNSNKDLIFYEDLCFEAEQAVEKALKALCILFDIKFPRTHNIQHLVELIENINFKFPEELLAIKELTEYSVETRYPGEYESVSEEEYNRAINLSTKFVEFADSHITNMIKFPFKK, encoded by the coding sequence ATGAACAAGTATGAAAGAGCATTACAGTGGTTGAATCGAGCAAAAAGTAATGTTACAATAGCAAGATTGAATTCGAATAAGGATTTGATCTTTTATGAAGACTTATGTTTCGAAGCTGAGCAGGCTGTTGAAAAAGCATTAAAGGCTTTATGCATTTTGTTTGATATAAAGTTTCCAAGAACCCACAACATTCAACATTTAGTAGAGCTTATTGAAAACATAAATTTCAAATTTCCCGAAGAGTTATTGGCAATAAAAGAATTGACCGAATATTCTGTTGAAACTCGTTATCCCGGTGAATATGAATCTGTATCAGAAGAGGAATATAATCGTGCAATTAATCTTTCTACCAAGTTTGTTGAATTTGCCGATTCTCACATAACTAATATGATCAAATTTCCATTCAAGAAATAA
- a CDS encoding helix-turn-helix transcriptional regulator, which translates to MAIIINLDVMMAKRKISLTELSEKVGISMANLSILKTGKAKAIRFSTLESICKVLDCQPGDILEYVDGSKK; encoded by the coding sequence ATGGCAATTATAATTAATTTAGATGTGATGATGGCAAAGAGAAAGATTTCTTTAACAGAATTATCTGAAAAAGTTGGAATCTCAATGGCAAATTTATCAATACTAAAAACCGGTAAAGCAAAAGCAATCCGCTTTTCTACACTTGAATCAATTTGTAAAGTGCTGGATTGTCAGCCGGGAGATATTTTGGAATATGTTGATGGTTCAAAAAAATAA
- a CDS encoding aromatic amino acid ammonia-lyase: MSIILTGSNLTVEKLVQIARYNEKVELHPEALERIKICRAMLEEKIQAHEIMYGTNTGIGEFSEVVLNDEQVSQFQKYLIYNHAAGIGDPAPIEYVRGAMAGRINVHAHGNSGCRPEITLTLIEMLNKGVTPVVCQKGSVGACGDLAPMSQIALLLMGEGEAYYNGERLPGKVAMELAGITIPGLQARDGLATINGSNLLTAMSAIHVYDINRWLKQAEIACAMTLEALQANMKPYDVRLHQLRGFAGAIRSANAILSCVKGSDLLTGKLKQKVQDAYSMRSTPQVIGAAHDTLAFAKKQVEIELNGVGDNPIFIPEDRVTLTGANFQGTPVSLPMDMVGAAVTMVSVLSERRLNRLLNPALSVGLPDFLTKGAGMFSGLMLSQYTADSLIVEQRILSTPACIQSISAAADQEDFVSMGMNTAIKNGQILDNAYGVLGIEFIAAAQALDFRSFKNGEGVIAAKQVVRKYVAHLDEDRPLYPDHTRMKEVVKSCEVLEEVEKVVGRLE, from the coding sequence ATGTCAATCATCCTCACTGGTTCAAATCTTACAGTTGAAAAGCTTGTTCAAATTGCACGCTACAATGAAAAAGTAGAACTGCATCCTGAAGCATTGGAGAGAATTAAAATTTGCCGTGCAATGCTGGAAGAAAAAATCCAGGCGCACGAAATAATGTATGGTACAAACACGGGCATCGGAGAATTTTCTGAAGTGGTTTTGAATGATGAACAGGTAAGCCAGTTTCAGAAATATTTAATTTACAATCACGCCGCAGGAATTGGTGATCCTGCACCAATCGAATATGTTCGTGGAGCAATGGCTGGAAGAATAAATGTTCATGCCCACGGGAATTCCGGATGTCGTCCTGAGATTACTTTAACTCTCATTGAAATGCTTAACAAAGGAGTAACACCTGTTGTTTGCCAGAAAGGTTCTGTAGGAGCATGCGGTGATCTTGCTCCAATGTCTCAAATCGCCTTGCTGTTGATGGGCGAGGGAGAAGCATATTATAATGGAGAAAGACTTCCCGGAAAAGTTGCTATGGAGCTTGCCGGAATTACAATCCCCGGTTTGCAGGCACGCGATGGATTAGCAACAATAAATGGTTCCAATCTTTTAACCGCAATGAGTGCAATACATGTTTATGATATCAATCGTTGGCTTAAGCAGGCGGAGATTGCATGTGCGATGACGCTGGAAGCGCTTCAGGCAAATATGAAACCTTATGATGTACGGCTCCATCAATTGCGAGGTTTTGCCGGTGCAATACGAAGTGCGAACGCAATTTTAAGCTGCGTTAAAGGAAGTGATTTGTTAACCGGAAAGTTGAAACAGAAAGTTCAGGATGCTTACTCAATGCGGTCGACTCCGCAGGTAATTGGTGCGGCACACGATACTTTAGCCTTTGCCAAAAAGCAAGTAGAAATTGAATTGAATGGTGTTGGAGATAATCCGATCTTCATTCCGGAAGATAGAGTAACTTTAACTGGAGCAAACTTTCAGGGTACACCAGTTTCTCTTCCGATGGATATGGTTGGCGCGGCTGTTACGATGGTTTCTGTTTTATCGGAACGAAGGCTGAACAGATTACTCAATCCTGCATTAAGTGTTGGCTTACCCGATTTTCTAACTAAAGGAGCGGGAATGTTTTCAGGATTGATGCTTAGCCAGTACACTGCCGATAGTTTGATAGTTGAACAGAGAATTCTATCAACTCCGGCATGCATTCAATCAATTTCTGCGGCAGCGGATCAGGAAGATTTTGTTTCTATGGGAATGAACACTGCGATTAAGAATGGACAAATTCTGGATAATGCATATGGAGTTTTAGGAATTGAATTCATCGCAGCGGCGCAGGCATTGGATTTCCGAAGCTTCAAAAATGGTGAAGGAGTTATCGCGGCAAAACAAGTTGTTAGAAAATATGTTGCTCATCTTGATGAAGACAGACCACTTTATCCAGACCATACAAGGATGAAAGAAGTGGTTAAATCCTGTGAAGTTTTGGAAGAAGTAGAAAAAGTTGTAGGGAGACTTGAGTAG
- a CDS encoding DUF2975 domain-containing protein yields the protein MNFKKNLQTNFLKHTINTIWYVGLAVGIFLVITVFVFNIAVISNWNIKFPTISIWMNDHTYQFNTKYVEVRRLYNIESYYMGKEFFKETLKKSSTPLYRKAKESLYNITLTAPKSVNWDSIIGNPPTALWMIMEFRKEHYTQEKVYERRGVDYALIRYFPFFYISLSAYITLIVLFSLIIIFNTRKIFLTIFTNSVFTKGNAVRIKFIAIYTLLAEFVRLFTSWWINYSSGSRYPDIPFSFFLSWKDIHYELIFIGIILLLISAILQSGSSIKEEIDLTV from the coding sequence ATGAATTTCAAGAAGAATCTTCAAACTAATTTTCTTAAACACACAATCAACACAATTTGGTATGTGGGACTGGCGGTAGGAATATTTTTAGTAATTACTGTTTTCGTTTTTAATATTGCAGTTATCAGTAATTGGAATATTAAATTTCCGACTATATCAATCTGGATGAACGACCATACTTATCAGTTCAATACAAAATATGTTGAAGTACGAAGGTTATATAATATCGAAAGCTATTATATGGGAAAAGAATTTTTCAAAGAAACCCTGAAAAAATCTTCTACCCCTCTTTACAGGAAAGCAAAGGAATCATTATATAATATTACTCTAACAGCACCAAAATCAGTAAACTGGGATTCAATCATTGGTAATCCCCCAACAGCACTATGGATGATAATGGAATTTAGAAAAGAACATTATACACAAGAAAAAGTGTATGAACGCAGAGGTGTTGATTATGCTTTGATACGTTATTTCCCTTTCTTTTATATTAGCCTATCAGCTTATATAACTCTTATAGTTCTTTTTTCGCTCATAATAATATTTAACACCCGTAAAATATTTTTAACAATTTTTACAAACTCTGTTTTTACAAAAGGAAATGCTGTTAGAATTAAGTTTATTGCTATATATACATTGCTTGCGGAATTTGTTCGACTTTTTACTTCCTGGTGGATTAATTATTCCTCTGGCTCAAGATATCCTGATATTCCTTTCTCTTTTTTCCTCTCGTGGAAGGATATTCATTACGAACTTATATTTATTGGGATTATACTTTTGTTGATCTCAGCAATTCTTCAGTCTGGCTCATCCATAAAAGAAGAAATTGATTTAACTGTATAG
- the hflX gene encoding GTPase HflX translates to MLETQQNIIEKAILVSLNTHTHSREVVEEHLAELELLSHTAGAETFMKIIQDKDRIDSAYYIGKGKAEEIAQLVEMNDIALVIFDDDLSPIQVRNLEKLINKKIVDRSDLILDIFASHAKTKEAKTQVELAQLQYLLTRLTRAWTHLSKQYGGIGTKGPGETQIETDRRMIRERISHLKQKLEKIEAQRVTKVAHRKGFLKASLVGYTNAGKSTLLNLLTDSDVLVEDKLFATLDSTTRALPLDNKQTLLLSDTVGFIRKLPHHLVASFKSTLNEVREADIILHVIDVSHPFFEDHIAVVDQTLKELGSDKKTQLKIFNKVDALEDKSKMDYVLKKYSNGIFISAARGINIGKLKEKLQKVTEETFKEETVVLGLDDSKIVAKIHSMADVISTIYDEEKVLVKFRSNTTISNKIKRIIDEKADALD, encoded by the coding sequence ATGTTAGAAACACAACAAAATATAATTGAAAAAGCAATTCTGGTTTCGCTTAACACGCACACACATTCTCGCGAAGTTGTTGAGGAACATCTTGCTGAATTAGAACTGCTTTCGCACACTGCCGGTGCAGAAACTTTTATGAAGATCATTCAGGATAAAGACAGAATTGATTCTGCATATTACATTGGCAAAGGAAAGGCGGAGGAAATCGCTCAGCTTGTGGAGATGAATGATATTGCACTCGTAATTTTCGATGACGATTTAAGCCCTATCCAGGTTAGAAATCTTGAAAAACTTATAAACAAAAAAATTGTTGATAGAAGCGACCTCATTCTTGATATCTTTGCTTCACATGCAAAAACGAAAGAAGCTAAAACGCAGGTGGAGTTAGCGCAGCTTCAATATTTGTTAACGCGTTTAACACGTGCATGGACTCACCTTTCCAAACAGTATGGTGGAATAGGAACTAAAGGTCCTGGTGAAACGCAAATAGAAACCGACCGAAGGATGATCCGTGAAAGAATTAGTCATCTAAAACAAAAACTTGAAAAGATAGAAGCACAACGTGTTACAAAAGTAGCTCATCGTAAAGGATTTCTTAAAGCCTCGCTGGTTGGATATACCAATGCCGGCAAATCTACTTTGCTTAATCTTCTTACAGATTCCGATGTTCTTGTTGAAGATAAACTTTTTGCAACTCTGGATTCAACCACACGTGCGCTTCCGCTTGATAATAAGCAAACATTACTTCTTAGCGATACGGTTGGATTTATACGTAAACTACCGCATCATCTTGTAGCTTCATTCAAAAGTACACTTAACGAAGTTCGGGAAGCAGATATTATTCTTCATGTGATTGATGTCTCTCATCCGTTCTTCGAAGATCATATTGCGGTTGTTGATCAAACGCTGAAAGAACTTGGTTCCGATAAAAAAACTCAATTGAAAATATTCAATAAGGTTGATGCGCTTGAAGATAAAAGTAAAATGGATTACGTGCTTAAAAAATATTCCAATGGTATTTTCATTTCTGCAGCAAGAGGAATAAACATTGGTAAGTTGAAAGAGAAATTACAAAAGGTAACTGAAGAAACATTCAAAGAAGAAACGGTTGTACTGGGACTTGATGATTCAAAGATCGTTGCAAAGATTCATTCGATGGCTGATGTTATCTCCACTATTTATGATGAGGAAAAAGTTTTAGTTAAATTTCGGTCGAACACTACAATCTCTAACAAAATAAAAAGAATAATTGATGAAAAGGCAGACGCTCTCGATTGA